In a single window of the Rhopalosiphum padi isolate XX-2018 chromosome 1, ASM2088224v1, whole genome shotgun sequence genome:
- the LOC132916929 gene encoding protein Fer3-like yields MMSNGFATTGHTPTWDSSLTNTDSQSYDECWPDAHLYHHHHHLHHHHIHQHSSTVSQMWPNPHNHAQQQSITQNAIPRGGGGGSSQKSSSMASSKKIRRRVATLAQRRAANIRERRRMYNLNEAFDKLRRKVPTFAYEKRLSRIETLRLAITYIGFMTELLQSTPSPGAGGDAVQSPASAAYALPPQHHDIPYAPYSLIPPV; encoded by the exons ATGATGAGCAACGGATTCGCGACTACGGGTCATACACCCACTTGGGATTCAAGTTTGACGAACACA GATAGTCAAAGTTACGATGAATGTTGGCCGGATGCTCACCtgtatcatcatcatcatcatttacACCACCACCATATTCACCAACACTCTTCTACAGTATCTCAAATGTGGCCAAACCCGCACAACCATGCTCAGCAACAAAGTATAACTCAAAATGCAATACCCAG AGGCGGCGGCGGAGGAAGTTCGCAAAAGTCGTCATCAATGGCGTCGTCGAAGAAAATCCGTCGGCGGGTGGCCACGCTGGCGCAACGGCGCGCGGCCAACATACGCGAGCGCAGGCGCATGTACAACCTGAACGAGGCGTTCGACAAGCTCCGGCGCAAAGTGCCCACGTTCGCGTACGAAAAGCGGCTGTCCCGGATCGAAACGCTCAGGCTGGCCATCACGTACATCGGGTTCATGACCGAGCTGCTGCAGTCGACCCCGTCGCCCGGCGCAGGCGGCGACGCGGTACAGTCACCCGCGTCCGCGGCGTACGCTCTGCCGCCCCAACACCACGACATACCCTACGCGCCGTACTCGCTGATTCCGCCCGTCTAA
- the LOC132926284 gene encoding uncharacterized protein LOC132926284 has product LETRPSPDNHNNDDEYAFWLNHGQKADWPIGQPVPLPKWGSSRPPLVVSSIEEYEELTRQFENEVQTLLQAYNYDSITNFIKFYNEFKNGKCETLEFFFRKYKPPLTKNANTCVGLGLLLIGKLALLEKRFPGVKNSLYLVSCEESIESHEGYISNDYPDPWVSDKEHVMVAMQIEINGRGGVILLDPGYQIGRVITVMIDQQYPHTGRFVPSSCPQKEYCYQTMVGEKYVQWSVWNGSTKPETNLVYIGASYHSPVSVTERRNLVYNFRSLLATNSKGHLLAGVYFKAALQSTFTLFCDDDQDPTIKHRIKVPSDKFITLNEVDNEVEKILNTSSKHLKMTKVQFCNILSAVAKILEDKDFLDQMCKINDDIYKLGVDENNNNEGVNNYNLSG; this is encoded by the exons CTCGAAACCCGGCCTTCTCCTGACAACCACAATAATGACGACGAGTATGCATTTTGGCTGAACCATGGCCAGAAGGCGGACTGGCCAATTGGTCAGCCAGTGCCCTTGCCAAAATGGGGTAGTTCAAGGCCACCCCTTGTGGTCAGCTCAATTGAGGAATATGAAGAGCTGACCAGACAATTTGAAAATGAAGTACAGACATTACTTCAGGCATATAATTATGATTCAATAACAAACTTCatcaa attttataatgaaTTCAAAAATGGAAAATGTGAAACGTTGGAGTTCTTCTTTAGGAAATATAAACCACCATTAACTAAAAATGCAAACACCTGTGTTGGACTTGGTTTGTTATTGATTGGTAAATTGGCATTATTGGAAAAAAGATTTCCTGGTGTTAAAAATAGCCTTTATTTGGTGTCTTGTGAAGAATCTATAGAG agCCATGAGGGATACATTAGTAATGACTATCCAGACCCATGGGTTAGTGATAAAGAACATGTTATGGTTGCAATGCAAATTGAAATTAATGGTCGCGGTGGTGTGATATTGTTGGATCCAGGCTATCAAATTGGTAGAGTTATTACTGTAATGATCGATCAACAATATCCTCATACTG GTCGTTTTGTACCATCATCTTGTCCTCAAAAAGAGTATTGTTATCAAACAATGGTTGGTGAAAAGTATGTGCAATGGTCTGTATGGAATGGATCAACAAAACCAGAAACCAACTTGGTATACATAGGGGCATCTTATCACTCACCAGTGTCTGTGACTGAACGTCGAAATTTAGTCTACAACTTTAGAAGCTTGTTGGCCACCAATAGCAAAGGTCATTTATTGGCTGGTGTCTATTTTAAAGCAGCGCTTCAATCTACATTCACGTTGTTTTGTGATGATGATCAAGATCCAACAATTAAACACCGAATTAAAGTTCCATctgataaatttattacattaaat gaagTCGACAATGAAGTCGAAAAGATACTAAATACAAGCAGTAAACATCTTAAGATGACCAAGGTTCAATTTTGCAATATACTATCTGCAGTGGCAAAAATATTAGAAGATAAAGATTTTCTCGATCAAATGTGCAAAATTAATGATGATATATACAAACTTGGTGTTGATGAAAATAACAACAATGAAGGcgttaataattacaatttatccgGTTAA